The window GGCCTCGCGGTCGCCCCTGCTGCGCGCCAGCCGGTCTATTGCGCGACGAAGGCGGGCCTGCGGTTCTACACGCTGGCGCTGCGCGAACAGCTCAAGGGCACCGCGATCAAGGTGATCGAGGCGCTGCCGCCGGTGGTCGACACGCAGATGAACGATGGCAACCCGATGAAGAAGATGCCTGCCGCCGAGTGCGCGGCGCAGATCATCGCCGCGATCGAAGAGGGCCGCGACGAGGCGAATATCGGCATGACCCGCGCCTTGCGGGTGATGGAATCGATCGCGCCTTCGCTCGCCCGGCGGATGACGCTGCGGTTCTAGGGCCCGAGGCGCGCAGGCGAAAAGAACGCCGCCGAGAGGCCGGCTGCTGCGCAGTCCTCGGGGAAAGGCTCTCCCAGCACCGCGGCGGCGGCGATCCGCGACAGCGCGGGCGAAGTCTGGAAGCCTGCGCCGCCTTGGCCGGCACACCAGAAGAACCCGCGCGCGCCGGCCGCTTCACCAATGACGGGGAGTTCGTCGGGGGCAAAGCTTCTGAGGCCCGCCCAGGCGTGACCGATCCGGCGGATCGCAAGCGTGGTCGCCTGCTCGACGCGGTCGGCGGCAACCGCCTTGTCGAGTTCTTCGGGAGCGGCATCGCAAGGGTCGCTTGCCCCTTCATCCATGGATGACGCCAGCAATTGCCCGCGGCCTTCGGGGAGGATGTAGAAGCCTTCGCCCACGGTCTTGGTAAAGGGCCAGCGGCTGACGTCTTTGCCCTCGGGCGCGGCGAAGGAAATCACGGTGCGGCGGCGCGGCGCGATACCGATGGGCGCAGCGCCTGCCAATCGCGCGATCTCGTCCGCCCATGCGCCCGCAGCATTGACGACGATGGCCGCGCCGAAAGTGCCCTTGGACGTTCCGATCCGCCAGCTATCGCCGTCTCTTTCGATCGTGTGGACCCGCGCGCCTGTGACCAGCTTGCCGTTGTGTTCGCGCAAGGTGGCGACATGGGCTTGCAGCATCGCGTGGGTATCGAGCTTCAGCGACCCGTGATCGACCAGCGCGGCGAGGCAGGCATCTTCGCGCAAGGCCGGCATCAGCGCCTGTGCGCCCGCCGCGCCGACACGTGTGTAATCGCAGCCATAATGGTGGTGCACCGCCTCCAGATCATCGAGCAACCCGGTCTGCGCTTCGCTCGCGATATGCAGCGCCGGATGCACGCTGCCATGCGCGACAAGCTCCCCCATGCTCAGCGCGGTCAGATCGCGCACCGGCCCATTGCCGAGGCCATAATGCGCAAAGGCGACCGAGCGGCCCGACGCGTGATAGCCGGGCGCGCTTTCGGCCTCCAGCACCACCACACGCACACGCGGTGCGAGGCGCGCAGCGACCGACAGTCCCGCGATCCCGCCGCCGATCACCACCACCCACGCCGTTTCCATCGCGCCAAAGCTCCCGCCACTTTTGCCACGTTGACGCCCCGCACGCGCTAAGGCAACGCACCGCGTGCGATAAGTCATCACGAGAGGAAGTCCCTTGTCCGCCAACATTGCCGAAATGGAACGTCGCCGCGAAGCCGCCCGCCTTGGCGGCGGCCAGAAGCGGATCGATGCCCAGCACGCCAAGGGCAAGCTGACCGCGCGCGAACGGCTCGACGTGCTGCTCGACGAAGGCAGCTTTGAGGAAGTCGACACCTATGTCGAACATGACTGCGTCGATTTCGGGATGGAGGACCAGAAGATCCCGGGTGACGGGGTGGTCACCGGCAGCGGCACCATCAACGGGCGGCTGGTCTATGTCTTCAGCCAGGACTTCACCGTCTTCGGCGGCTCGCTGTCGAAACGCCATGCCGAGAAGATCTGCAAGATCATGGACACCGCGATGAAGGTCGGCGCGCCGGTGATCGGGTTGAACGATTCGGGCGGGGCGCGCATTCAGGAAGGCGTGGCGAGCCTCGGCGGCTATGCCGAGGTGTTCCAGCGCAACGTGCTGGCCAGCGGCGTGGTGCCGCAGATCAGCCTCATCATGGGGCCGTGCGCGGGCGGGGCGGTTTACTCACCCGCGATGACCGACTTCATCTTCATGGTGAAGGATTCTAGCTACATGTTCGTCACCGGCCCGGACGTGGTGAAGACCGTCACCAACGAGGTGGTGACGCAGGAAGAACTGGGCGGCGCAATCACGCACACCACCAAGACCAGTGTCGCCGACCTCGCCTACGAGAACGATGTCGAGGCGCTGCTGGCGACCCGCCGGTTCATGGACTTCCTGCCCTTGTCGAACCGTGACGAGGCCCCGGTGCTTCCCACCGGCGATGCGTGGGATAGGCTCGACATGAGCCTCGACACGCTGATCCCCGACAATGCCAACCAGCCCTATGACATGCACGAGGTCATCACCAAGGTGCTGGACGAGGGCGATTTCTTCGAGATCCAGCCGGCCCATGCGGGCAACATCATCTGCGGTTTCGGCCGGGTGGAGGGGCGCACCGTGGGCGTGGTGGCGAACCAGCCGATGGTGCTGGCGGGCGTGCTCGACATCAATTCTTCGAAGAAAGCCGCGCGCTTCGTGCGCTTCTGCGATGCGTTCGAAATCCCGATCGTCACCTTCGTCGACGTCCCCGGCTTCCTCCCCGGCACCGCGCAGGAGCTGGGCGGGATCATCAAGCATGGCGCCAAGCTGCTCTTCGCCTATGCAGAGGCGACCGTCCCCAAGATCACCGTCATCACCCGCAAGGCCTATGGCGGGGCCTATGACGTGATGGCCTCCAAGCACCTGCGCGGCGACTTGAACTACGCCTGGCCCACGGCGGAAATCGCGGTGATGGGCGCGAAGGGCGCGGTGGAGATCATCTTCCGGCAGGACCGCGGCGATGCGGAGAAGATCGCCGAGAAGACCAAGGAATACGAAGACCGCTTCGCCAACCCCTTCGTGGCGGCGCAGCGCGGCTATATCGACGAGGTGATCCACCCGCACTCGACCCGCCGCCGGATCGCGCTGGGGCTAAGGAAGCTGCGGACGAAGAGCTTGGAGAACCCGTGGAAGAAGCATGACAATATTCCGTTGTGAGGAACTCTGTTGCCTTCTTCTCGTCATTGCGAGCGTAGCGAAGCAATCCAGAGCGACCCGCAAGACGCTATGGATTGCCGCGGTGCCTGCGGTATCTCTCAATGACGAAGGTTCCGGCTGTCTACATCATGGCAAGCAGGCGGAACGGAACAATTTATGTGGGCGTCACGTCCGACTTGCCCGGCCGCGCGTGGCAACACCGCGATGGCATCGTCCAGGGGTTCACCAAGCGATACGGATGCAAATTGCTGGTTTGGTTTGAGCGGCACGAAACGATGGAAAGTGCGATAATGCGTGAGAAGCAGATCAAGGCTGGTAACCGGAAGGCGAAGCTGGCTCTGATTGAAGCTGACAACTCCACTTGGCGTGACCTGTTTGAGGAAATTGCACAGTGAACCTGCAACCGTCATCGCGAGCCGCTCTGGATTGCCGCGGCGACTGCGTCGCCTCGCAATGACGAATGAGGAAGGGAATTCATGAAACTCGGACGGCTAAACCACATCGGAGTCGCCACGCCCTCCATCGCCGACTCGATCGCGTTCTACCGCGACGTCATGGGCGCGACGAAAATCCACACCCCGTTCGACCTTGAGGAGCAGGGCGTGAAGGTCTGCTTCGTCGACACGCCCGGCGCCGATGGCGCGATGAACGGCACCCAGATCGAGCTGATCGAGCCGCTGGGGGAGAACTCCACCCTTGCCGGCTTCCTCGCCAAGAACCCCTTGGGCGGGCAGCATCACCTGTGCTTCGAGGTGCCCGACATCGCCGAGGCGCGCACCGAATTCGAGGGACAAGGCAAGCGCATCCTCGGCCCCACGCGCATCGGCGCGCACGGCACGCCTATCTTTTTCGTCCATCCCAAGGACATGGGCGGGATGCTTACCGAGATCATGGAGACCCCGCGCGAAGACGCGCACTGGTCGAACTGACGCTACCTACGGGAGAGAGAAATGTCCTACGAAACCATCCGCGTTACCCGCGAAGGCCCGCTGCTCACCATCACGCTGAACCGTCCCGAGCGGCTCAATGCCATGCCGCCGCAGATGGCGGACGAACTGGGCCAGGCGTTCTACGACCTCGGTGATGCGCGCGCGGTGCTGATCACGGGCGAGGGCAAGGGCTTCTGTTCGGGCGCGGACCTTTCCGCGCGCGGGGAAGGCAGCGCGCTGGGCAGCAAGGGGGGCAGCCACGAGGCGCTGATCAATCACTACAACCCGGCAATCAGCCAATTGCTGCGCGCGAATGTGCCGGTGATCTGCGCGGTCAACGGCCCCGCCGCGGGCGTCGGGTGCAGCCTCGCATTGGCGGCGGACTTCACCATCGCCGCCAAGAGCGCCTATTTCCTGCAAGCCTTCGTCAATATCGGCCTCGTTCCCGATGGCGGCTCGACCTGGCTGCTCACCCGCGCGATCGGCCGCGCGCGCGCGACGCGGATGATGATGTTGGGCGAGAAGATCAGCGGGAGCCAAGCCGAGGAATGGGGCCTCGTCTACAAGTGCGTCGAGGATGCCGACCTGATGACCGAAGCCCGCGCGCTGGCCGAACGCCTCGCGAACGGGCCGACGGTGGCCTACGCCACGATGAAGCGCAACATCGCAGTCGCGCTCGACCAGAACCTGCAGATGGTGCTGCTCGCCGAGGCGGAAGGCCAGCGCGTCGCGGGCGCGAGCGCGGACGCGATGGAGGGCGGGATGGCCTTCCTCCAGAAGCGGAAAGCCGAATTTAAGGGCGCCTGATTGCCGCGCCGCAATGGAATGTGACATGACCGACAAACCCACGCTCGACCACTGGAACGCCCTTGCCGAAAAGGAAGTGAAGGGCCGCGACCTCACCTGGCAAACGCCCGAAGGCTTTGCGATCAAGCCGCTCTACACCGCGGAAGATCACGCAGGCTTCAATCCGGGCCTCCCCGGTTTCGCGCCTTTCACGCGGGGTGTGAAGGCATCGATGTATGCGGGCCGCCCGTGGACGATCCGCCAATATGCGGGCTTCTCCACCGCCGAGGAATCCAACGCCTTCTATCGCCGCAATCTGGCGATGGGGCAGAAGGGCCTGTCGGTCGCCTTCGACCTTGCCACCCACCGCGGTTACGATTCCGATCACCCGCGCGTGGTCGGCGATGTCGGCAAGGCGGGGGTGGCGATCGACACGGTTGCGGACATGCAGATCCTGTTCGACCAGATCCCGCTCGATTCCATGAGCGTGTCGATGACGATGAACGGCGCGGTCATCCCCGTGCTGGCCTTCTTCATCGTCGCCGCCGAACGTCAGGGCGTCTCGCAGGACAAGCTCGACGGGACCATCCAGAACGACATCCTCAAGGAGTTCATGGTCCGCAACACCTATATCTACCCGCCCGAGCCTTCGATGCGGATCATCTCCGACATCATCGCATACACCTCGGCCAACATGCCAAAATTCAACAGCATTTCGATCAGCGGCTACCACATGCACGAGGCCGGGGCGACCGCGGTGCAGGAGCTCGCCTTCACCATCGCGGACGGCAAGGAATATGCCCAGCGGGCTATGAGCGCCGGGCTCGACATCGACGCCTTCGCCGGCCGCCTCAGCTTCTTCTTCGGCATCGGCATGAACTTCTTCATGGAGATCGCCAAGCTGCGCGCCGCTCGCACGCTCTGGTGGCGGGTGATGGACGGGCTGGGGGCGAAGGACGAACGCTCCAAGATGCTGCGCACCCACTGCCAGACCAGCGGTGTGAGCTTGCAGGAACAGGACCCCTACAACAACGTCATCCGCACCACGGTCGAAGCGATGGCGGCGGTGCTGGGCGGCACGCAGTCGCTCCACACCAATGCGCTCGACGAGGCGATTGCGCTCCCCACCGATTTCAGCGCCCGCATCGCCCGCAACACCCAGCTGGTGCTACAGGAGGAAAGCGGGATCACGAGCGTCGTCGATCCGCTCGGCGGCTCGCACTACATCGAGGCTTTGACTGCCACCCTCGTCGACGAGGCGTGGAAACTGATCGAACAGGTCGACGCGGCAGGCGGCATGACCGCCTTCGTCGCCACCGGCGCGCCCAAGGCCGCGATCGAGCGCGCGGCGGCGGAAAAGCAGACCAAGGTCGACAAGGGCGAGACGGTGATCGTCGGCGTCAACAAATACCGCAAGGAACAGGAAGACGCGCTCGAGACGCTGGAGGTCGACAACCAGAAGGTGCGCGCAGGCCAGATCGCCCGCCTCGCCAAGGTGCGCGAGGGGCGCGACGAGGTCGCCTGCCGCGCCGCGCTCAGCGCTCTGACCGAGGGCTGCAAGTCGGGCGCAAACCTGCTGGCGCTGGCGGTGGAAGCCGCGCGCCATGATGCGACGCTGGGCGAGATTTCCTCGGCGATGGAAGAGGTCTTCGGCCGCCACGATGCCACCCCGGCACCGGTCACGGGCGTCTACAAGAGCGCCTACGAATTCGACCGTCGCTGGGCGCAGGTGACCGACGGCGTGGAAGCCGTGGGCCGCCGCCTGGGTCGCCGCCCCCGCATCATGATCGCCAAGATGGGCCAGGACGGCCACGACCGCGGCGCCAACGTGATCGCGAGCGCCTTCGGCGACATGGGCTTCGAGGTGATCTCCGGCCCGCTGTTCCAGACCCCGCAGGAATCGGCCGCGATGGCGCTGGAGCATGACGTCGACGTGGTCGGCGCGTCGAGCCTTGCCGCGGGCCACAAGACGCTCATCCCCGAACTGATCCGCCTCCTGCGCGAAGCCGGTCGCGGGGATATCAAGGTGACGGCAGGCGGCGTGATCCCGCCGCAGGACTATGACTACCTGCGCGAGGCAGGGGTGCAGGGGATTTACGGCCCCGGCTCCAACGTGGTGGAGTGTGCGGCGGATATTCTGGTCTTGCTCGGCCACAACATGCCGCCCTTGGGCGAGGGGCTGGACGAGGCGGCGGAGTAGGCGCTAACCCCATTGCGAGCGGAGCGAAGCAATCCAGCTTCGAACGTTGCACCAAGAGCGAAAGGCAGTCACTGGATTGCCACGTCGTCTTCGGCTCCTCGCAATGACGTAGGAGGCGGATATTGAAATGGATGCGCATCCTCGCTGTCGTCGCACTCGTCGCCTTGGGAAGCGTGTGCTGGCTCATCGCCTTTAACTTGCCAATGCTCCTGTTCTCGCAAATGGGCTTCTGCGAGAACGCCGCCGAACTGAGCAAACCTGATCCAGACTGTCCTCCACCTCTCTGGTATTGGGTCGGCTGTTTCGTTGTTCCCGCGATCCTGACTTTCGCAGGTCTGCGAAGAGGGCGCGCCATTATGAAAGAGTATCAGTGACCACTGCCACCCACCCCCGCACCGACTGGACCCGCGCAGAAATCGCGGCCCTCTTCGACCTGCCGTTTACCGAACTGCTGTTTCAGGCCGCCAGCGTCCACCGCGCATACCACCCCGCGACCGAGGTGCAGCTGTGCACGCTTCTGTCGATCAAGACCGGCGGGTGCCCGGAGGATTGCGGCTATTGCTCGCAGTCGGTGAAGGCTGACTCGGGCGTGGAAGCCACCAAGCTGATGGACGTGCAGGCCGTGCTCCAGCGCGCGGCGCAGGCGAAGGATGCGGGCTCGCAACGCTTCTGCATGGGCGCGGCGTGGCGCAATCCCAAGGACCGCGATATGCCCGCGATCGTGGAGATCGTGAAGGGGGTACGCGACATGGGTCTGGAGACCTGCATGACGCTGGGGATGCTCGAACCGCATCAGGCTGCACAGCTGGCCGAGGCGGGGCTCGATTATTACAACCACAATATCGACAGCAGCCCTGAGTATTACGAGCGCGTCATCTCCACCCGCGATTTCCAGTGCCGGCTAGATACGCTGGACCATGTCCGCAAGGCCGGGATCAATGTGTGCTCCGGCGGGATCGTCGGGATGGGCGAGACGCGCGAGGACCGGGTGGGCTTCGTCCACACGCTCGCCACGCTGCCGCAGCATCCCGAAAGCGTGCCGGTCAACGCGCTGGTGCCGGTCAAGGGCACGGTGCTGGGCAACATGCTAGCCGACACGCCGCTGGCAAAAATCGACGACATCGAATTCGTCCGCACCGTAGCGGTCGCGCGGATCACCATGCCGCGCTCGATGGTGCGGCTCTCGGCTGGGCGCGAGTCCATGTCCGAGGCCACGCAGGCCCTGTGCTTCCTCGCCGGTGCCAACTCGATCTTCACCGGCGACAAGCTGCTCACCGCGCCCAATGCGGGCGACGACAGCGACGGCGCGCTGTTTGCCAAACTGGGCCTCACCGCGCTGAAGGGAGAAGAACCCGCCCGCGCCTGCAAGGTCGCAGAGCCCGCGGAGTAACCCAATTCCCGTCGCGCGCTGCAAAAATGCGCGCGGCGGGGCCATCCCCCCGACTGTTTGACGCTACGAAACGCTGGACTTGTGGGGCCCGGCGTTTCGGCGCATAGTCCTCCTTGGGTCGCGTTCATCTGGGGGGAGAATGCATCATGGGGAAATTCTCAAAAGCAAAGCTTTCGGCCGCTGCGGGCGCACTTGCGCTGGCAGCGATCGCCGCGCCTGCGGGCGTGCAGGCGCAGGATACCGCTGCACCGGCCGCGGAAAATCTCACCTGGGCGCGGGTGGCGATGACCCGGTTCCACGCGGGCAAGCGCGACCGCGGGCTGGAGATCATCAAGAACTACTTCGCCAAGGCCGACGCCGCCTCGGGCGTCGATAGCGGGGCCCACGGCATCCACATGGAAACCGGGCAATGGGATGTCATCTACATTTTCCCGATGAAGGGCGGGCCGGGCGACATGGCCAAGCGCGGCACGCCCGAGGATGCCAAGTGGATGGAGCAGATGATCAAGCTCGCCGGCAGCAAGGAAGCGGCGGAAAAGATCATTGCCGAATTCGATTCGCTGATTGCGATGACCGTCACCGAAGTGGGCCATGCGCACAGCGATCACTGATCCCGGTCGCGCCCCAAATCTGTCAGGTTGATCGGTAGCCCCGGGGGCGGCATAGGCGTTTTCATGCGTTGACCGCCCCCGGAGGTTTTGCCTTGTTTTCGAAAATCCTGATTGCCAACCGCGGCGAAATCGCCTGCCGGGTCATCACCACCGCGCGGCGGATGGGGATCAAGACCGTCGCGGTCTATTCCGATGCCGATGCCCGCGCGCCCTTCGTCGCGATGGCGGATGAAGCGGTGCATATCGGTGCCTCGCCCGCGGCGGAATCCTATCTGGTCGCGGACAAGATCATTGCCGCGGCCAAGCAGACCGGGGCCGAAGCGGTGCATCCGGGCTACGGCTTCCTGTCCGAGCGCACGAGCTTTGCCGAAGCGCTGGCGAAGGAAAACATAGCCTTCATCGGCCCGCCGGTGGGCGCGATCGCGGCGATGGGCGACAAGATCGAGAGCAAGAAGCTTGCGATGCAGGCCGGGGTCAACGTGGTTCCGGGCTTCGTCGGCGAGATCGAGGATACCGAGCACGCGGTGCGCATCTCGAACGAGATCGGCTATCCGGTGATGATGAAAGCGTCGGCAGGCGGCGGGGGCAAGGGCATGCGCCTTGCCTATTCCGAAGCCGATGTGCGCGAAGGCTTTGAAAGCGTGAAGCGCGAAGGATTGAACTCCTTCGGCGATGACCGCGTCTTCATCGAGAAGTTCATCCTCAACCCGCGCCACATCGAAATCCAGATCCTCGGCGACCAGCACGGCAACATCCTCTACCTGAACGAGCGCGAATGCTCGATCCAGCGCCGCCACCAGAAGGTGGTCGAGGAAGCGCCGTCCCCCTTCGTCACGCCGAAAATGCGCAAGGCGATGGGCGAGCAATGCGTCGCGCTGGCGCGCGCAGTGGGATACTACAGCGCGGGCACGGTCGAGCTGATCGTCAGCGGCGCGGACCCGAGCGGCGAAAGCTTCTACTTCCTCGAAATGAACACCCGGCTTCAGGTCGAACACCCCGTCACCGAAGCGATCACCGGGATCGATCTGGTCGAGCAGATGATCCGCGTCGCGGCGGGCGAGCGCCTCGCGATGACGCAGGACGATATCGGGATCGACGGCTGGTCGATCGAGAACCGCGTCTATGCCGAAGACCCCTATCGCGGGTTCCTGCCGAGCACCGGCCGGCTGGTGCATTACAGCCCGCCGATCGCCGGCTGGGTCGAGGACGAGACGGTCGCGGGCAAGGCGCGCCGCGGGGTTGCGCATGGCGCAGGCTCGGTGCGGGTCGATGACGGGGTTTACGAAGGCGGCGAGGTCTCGCGCTTCTACGATCCGATGATCGCCAAGCTGATCACCTGGGCGCCCACGCGCGATGCGGCAGCCGACCTGCAGATCGAGGCATTGGACAAGTTCCGGATCAAGGGGCTGGGCCACAACGTCGATTTCCTCAGCGCGATCATGCAGCACCCGCGCTTCCGTTCGGGCGAGCTGACCACCGGCTTCATCGCCGAGGAATATCCCGAAGGCTTCCACGGCGCGGCCACCGGCGACGAGATGAAGCGCATTCTGGCCGCGGTGTGTGCGGGCAACGAATTCACGCTGCAAGCCCGCAGCCGCCGGATCAGCGGGCAGCTCGATGGCCCGCTGTCCGTTACCAGCGAATGGCTGGTGAAGCTGGGCGATGAACGCTTCGAAGTGCGGTTGGGCGAAGGCCACGCGATCGTCGATGGCGTGCGCGTCGATGGCACCTGCAGCTGGCTTCCGGGCATGGTGCAGGCCGAAGCCACCGGCAAGGTGGGCGAGGGTGCGACGCAGCATCTGGGTCTGATCGTCGAGCGGATCGGCAATCGCTGGAAGATCACCACCCGCGGCGCAGCGCATAGCGCGCTGGTGCTGCCGCTGCGGCTGGCACAGCATGAGCGGCTGATGCTCGAAAAGGTGCCGCCCGATCTGTCGCGCTTCCTGATCTGCCCGATGCCCGGAATGCTGGTGAAGCTGCACGTTGCCGAGGGCGAGACGGTGCAGCCCGGCCAACCGCTCGCCACGGTCGAGGCGATGAAGATGGAGAACATCCTGCGCGCCGAAAAGGAAGGCGTGATCGCCAAGATCAACGCTGCCGAAGGCGAGAGCCTGGCAGTCGATGCGGTGATCCTCGAACTCGAATAGAGCCGCAGCGCTGCAAGCATCTGTAGGACGGTCGGCCGGGTCTGTGGGGCCCGGCTGTAGGATCGCGGCGGGCGGCGGGCTGATCTTATGTCGGAACCGGTCTGCGCGGTTCCTACAAGGTCGGAGGAGGGCGCGCTGTGTCGCCCGATCGGCCGACCATTCTACCCCGTCCTGACCCCCTTCAGACCCCCGCTTGCCCGGTTTCGCGCCGCGTCAGGCTGGTTTTGGCGGCGTTTTGCGCGGTGCAACATGCGCCGACACTTCCAACTTTCCGAGGCTGGCGCGCGTTTGCACGCTGCGCCGCAGCATCGACAGGGCGAAATTCCGCAAAGTAAATTGCACGGAAGCGCAATATAAATTCAAAAACTGTTGTAGTTTTGCGTCAAAACATCAATTTTCGGTCGAATCGTGCTTAACCCACTGTCCTACGCCGACCCTCATACGTCATGTTGATGATGCCGAATCGCGGAATTCCCCGCGCGGTGGATTGAATCTTAGTGGGAGGATTTGATCATGGCACATACGGGTACAGGATATTTCGACCGCAAGGGCAATTTCTACAAATCGCCGCACGATGCGACCGTAAGCGATCTCGCGGCACTGCTGGGCAAGATCGGCGATGGCGAAAGTCTGGCACCGGGCATCGCCAACATGCTGCTCGAACGGCGCAGCGAGATTGAACAATTGTTCGCCGAGCACGACCGGATGCTGGGTGAGGAAGCGGCCTTGAAAGCGGCACGGATCGAGGATGCGGCCGGCAAGGTTACACCCTTGCATCTTCGCCCATCGCACTAAGTAAGTCGTTTTCAATCAATGCTTAAATGCAGGCATTGGTTGAAGGGGCTCAAGGTGTAATCGGCAAAGGCGGGGCCGTTCTCGAACCCGCGGCTGCGATACAGCGCGAGTGCGGGCTCGAAGGCGTCGCCGCTGCCGGTTTCGAGACTGAGCCGGGTCAGTCCCGTGGCACGTGCATGGGCAATGATCGTATCGAGCAGTGCGGCTGCGCAACCTTGTCGCAGATGCTCAGGATGCGTTCGCATCGACTTGATTTCGCCAAGGTTTTTGTCGAAGCGATGCAGTGCACCGATGGCCGCGACCACGCCTTCGCGATGGACTGCCCAGACGGTGACACCCTCGGCGCGCAGCCCCGACAGGTCGAGCGCGAAGCTGTGACCTGGGGGCGATCCGGCGATCATCTGCTGCTGGTGATAGGTGATCAGCGCGATCACTTGGCTGTCGGAAAGGTCCGCCAGCGCAACCTTCACCGTGCCAGTTCCTCATCAAGAAATGCCGCGATATCAGCAAGATCGACATCGCGCGCAACATAGGCCTCACCAATTGCGCGCAGCAGCAGGAAAGGCAAAGTCGCGCCTTCGGCCTTCTTGTCGTGCCGCATGTGCTCGACCAGATCCGCGCCGGTGCACGCCATCCCTAGCGGCGCGAGCGCGGCGGGCAGCCCTGCTGCTGCGATCGCGGAGGCGGCGCGCTCGGCATCCGCCTGCGCAATCTCCCCGCGGCGCGCGGAATATCGCGCGGCAAGCACCATGCCCAAGGCAACCCCCTCGCCATGGAGTAGCTTGTCCGAAAAGCCCGTTTCCGCCTCCAGCGCGTGGCCGAATGTGTGCCCGAGATTGAGCAGTGCGCGGCGATCTTCGGTTTCGCGTTCGTCGGCGGCAACGATGCGTGCCTTCATCGCGACGCTGGAGCTAATCGCATAATGAAGCGCGGCAGGTTCGCGCGCCAGAACGTTGTTTCCATTGCTTTCCAGCCAGGCGAAAAATTCTGCATCGCCGAGCAGGCCATATTTCAGCACCTCGGCAAATCCGGAACGCATTTCGCGCTGCGGGAGTGTCGCCAGCGTCTGCGTATCGATCAACACGAGTGAGGGCTGGTGGAAGGCTCCGATCAGGTTTTTGCCCGCGCGCGTGTTAATCGCGGTCTTGCCGCCGACCGAGGAATCGACCTGCGCGAGCAGCGTGGTCGGCAGTTGCACAAACCCGCACCCGCGCTTGGTGATCGCACAGGCAAACCCGACCAGATCGCCCACTACGCCGCCGCCAAGCGCGAACACGTGATCCTTGCGGGTGACGCCCAGCGAAAGCAGCCAGTCGGTCAGCCGCTCAAGCTCGGCCCAGCTTTTCGATCCTTCGCCCGGGGCCACATCGAACCAGGCGATGCTGAACCCTTCGGCTGCGAGCGAATCGGCTAGACGCGCGCCATGGTGATGGCGGGCGTTGATGTCGGCAACCACCGGAACTGGGCGGTCGCCATACGGCGCGATGAAGCGGCGAGCATGGCTCATCGCCTCGTCCAGCAAGCGATCGCCGATATGAATGTCATACGAGCGTCCGCCAAGGGCGACACGGATGGGGGCAACGCTGCTTACAGCCATTGGTCGATCGCCTCGATTATCGCGCGCGCGGTGTCGGCGTGGGGGCCGTTCTCGCTGAACACCCGGATCGGCGCTTCGGCGTAGAAGGGCGCGCGTTCGGCCGCGAGCCGCGACAGGATCGCGTGCGGATCGCCTTGCTGAAGCAGCGGGCGCGTCGGCCGGCGCGATGTGCGTTCGACCAGCGTATCGGTGTCGCAATCGATCCACACCGCGATTGCCCGGTCGAGCACGCGCTGGCGGGTGGCAGGGTCGACGAATGCGCCGCCGCCGGTCGCGATCACGCCGTGCCCTTCGTCGATCAGCCGGGCGATCACGCGCCGTTCGCCGTCGCGGAAATAGGCCTCGCCGAAGGTCGCGAAAATTTCGGGGATCGAACGCTGTGC is drawn from Erythrobacter neustonensis and contains these coding sequences:
- a CDS encoding NAD(P)/FAD-dependent oxidoreductase, with amino-acid sequence METAWVVVIGGGIAGLSVAARLAPRVRVVVLEAESAPGYHASGRSVAFAHYGLGNGPVRDLTALSMGELVAHGSVHPALHIASEAQTGLLDDLEAVHHHYGCDYTRVGAAGAQALMPALREDACLAALVDHGSLKLDTHAMLQAHVATLREHNGKLVTGARVHTIERDGDSWRIGTSKGTFGAAIVVNAAGAWADEIARLAGAAPIGIAPRRRTVISFAAPEGKDVSRWPFTKTVGEGFYILPEGRGQLLASSMDEGASDPCDAAPEELDKAVAADRVEQATTLAIRRIGHAWAGLRSFAPDELPVIGEAAGARGFFWCAGQGGAGFQTSPALSRIAAAAVLGEPFPEDCAAAGLSAAFFSPARLGP
- a CDS encoding acyl-CoA carboxylase subunit beta, whose translation is MSANIAEMERRREAARLGGGQKRIDAQHAKGKLTARERLDVLLDEGSFEEVDTYVEHDCVDFGMEDQKIPGDGVVTGSGTINGRLVYVFSQDFTVFGGSLSKRHAEKICKIMDTAMKVGAPVIGLNDSGGARIQEGVASLGGYAEVFQRNVLASGVVPQISLIMGPCAGGAVYSPAMTDFIFMVKDSSYMFVTGPDVVKTVTNEVVTQEELGGAITHTTKTSVADLAYENDVEALLATRRFMDFLPLSNRDEAPVLPTGDAWDRLDMSLDTLIPDNANQPYDMHEVITKVLDEGDFFEIQPAHAGNIICGFGRVEGRTVGVVANQPMVLAGVLDINSSKKAARFVRFCDAFEIPIVTFVDVPGFLPGTAQELGGIIKHGAKLLFAYAEATVPKITVITRKAYGGAYDVMASKHLRGDLNYAWPTAEIAVMGAKGAVEIIFRQDRGDAEKIAEKTKEYEDRFANPFVAAQRGYIDEVIHPHSTRRRIALGLRKLRTKSLENPWKKHDNIPL
- a CDS encoding GIY-YIG nuclease family protein; its protein translation is MTKVPAVYIMASRRNGTIYVGVTSDLPGRAWQHRDGIVQGFTKRYGCKLLVWFERHETMESAIMREKQIKAGNRKAKLALIEADNSTWRDLFEEIAQ
- the mce gene encoding methylmalonyl-CoA epimerase encodes the protein MKLGRLNHIGVATPSIADSIAFYRDVMGATKIHTPFDLEEQGVKVCFVDTPGADGAMNGTQIELIEPLGENSTLAGFLAKNPLGGQHHLCFEVPDIAEARTEFEGQGKRILGPTRIGAHGTPIFFVHPKDMGGMLTEIMETPREDAHWSN
- a CDS encoding enoyl-CoA hydratase-related protein; the encoded protein is MSYETIRVTREGPLLTITLNRPERLNAMPPQMADELGQAFYDLGDARAVLITGEGKGFCSGADLSARGEGSALGSKGGSHEALINHYNPAISQLLRANVPVICAVNGPAAGVGCSLALAADFTIAAKSAYFLQAFVNIGLVPDGGSTWLLTRAIGRARATRMMMLGEKISGSQAEEWGLVYKCVEDADLMTEARALAERLANGPTVAYATMKRNIAVALDQNLQMVLLAEAEGQRVAGASADAMEGGMAFLQKRKAEFKGA